From the genome of Aquila chrysaetos chrysaetos chromosome 8, bAquChr1.4, whole genome shotgun sequence:
GTTCCACCTCTTCTGAAAATGCACTGCTCATTGCTTGTGATACTTCTTATAACAGACCTCTCTGacttagaaatatttctccACTCCCCAAGTTCAAAGGCTTCCCACATCTTTTAATATTACTACTGACATGAATCAGGCAGTAGCAGTTTAAATTTCCAATTCAATGACAGTTCATGCTTTGTGTCATTTAGGAGCACAGGACTTACACGGACATGATGCATCATTGCGTTTATCTCCCCGCTGCTGCAGACACCTCCAGCCTTTGTCATCAGCTGAATGAACATGAAAACTGGCCTTTTTTGTCCCCACTTCTTTAACCTTGCTGGAAAGCTATCCCAGAACTTCGTACTATGGGTTAAAaatcctcctctgcctgcctgcccgcccaAACTTACTTAATACTATACCCATTTTTCCTGTTCCATCTTCTTGTTAGTTTAAAGGATGCTTCTCCAGCCCTTGTGTATACCCTCCTGTGGTTTACAGGCAGCAATCAGATTACctctcagctttccttttaCTAGGTAAACCAGCAAATCTTCTCTTTATAAAACAGCCACTCCATTCCTCTGAAGATCTTAAGAAACCTTCTGCAACTATATTCCAGTGTGAGGtaattttcacagtattttgatGCTGGCTTCTTCCAGGGTCTGCCTCTCCCACttgatatttcttttgcttaagATCCCTGACCAGCTCTTGAAGTTTCCAGGGTCAGCCTGCAAACCACTATTTATAACCCACTGGTAAGGCACTCCATCTCTTTTAGTTCCCTATTAGCCACACAGTTCAGGATTGGATTCACTACTGGAATTCCTGTAGTGGCAGATTATGTAGCAGTCTGCCATTAATCaagcaaaagaagagaaggtCAGTTGCCCAGCATTTTAAGTCCAAAGATGTGAAAGCTTTCTTTATATACATTAAATTGTTCTCCTATGTATTGTGCCTTTACACTGGAAAAGAGGATTGGAGAGGAATTCTATGCTTAGGAAGCAATTCCttagagaagaaactgaaagagttggtttggaaagcaaacacattGGTCTAGACTGAGGTTACAAGTAAGGTTTCTCAAGGATCGGTTTCAGGACCAATTGTTAATATTATCTAGTGGTCTTTGCATAAAACCAAGGAGTGTACAAGTGAAATTTCTTAATGACATACAACTGGGAGCCAACGACACAGGGAAGTGTCAGTATTGGTAAAATAAGTGgctaacagaaatgaaatgacaaGTCGTTGTTCTTATTGTGAGTTTATGTTATTAGGAACTCATGGTAAGAATTTTTTCTACAAACTGAGGCAAAATTTATTACATGATTTGTAGGCTGATTATAACCTCCCCTATGAACTGCGGGGAAGAACATAAACATAATCCTAAATGTATCCAGAGAGGAATTTCTGATAGAGTCAGAGAAATAGTACTTCTAAAATGAGATTTCACTTGGGATGTCTGAgccaaaagcatttcagatttgCTTAAAGAGCAGGAAGCCTGCTGACTATTGTAAATGTACAACAGAATTGATGGCAATCTTGAGAATGTGGCTAACAAGATAATAGACTGACTAGCAGGATGTCTGTTGTCCATCAAATGATGGAATACACAAAGATGTAAACAAGACATTTGTAGTATTGTATAACGTGACCGTACAAGCAGGAATATGTCTAAACACAGCAATTAAAGATATAGAGAGCATGCACTAAACAGATGGTGCTGATAATGATTTTAGCTTAGCATATGGATAATGTTAACTGCTAAGAATGAATGGTAGACACATGGTGGAAGAGAATAAATAATAgatgaatttatttattaaaaaaaaattgccaggagagttttgggtttgtgtgtcAGTTGTCTCACTTCTGGGTTCTTCCCCTGCCTCAGCCAGTATTCCCATTTTGAGTGTATCAAGGTTTTAAAGTTTTGCTTACAAAACTTAAGCTTAGATGTAGTGATTCTCACACTTTCATTCTCACTAGTCACCTCACCTTTGTCCCATGTCCAAAATCTttgaaaggacatttttttttttttcactatgtTATTATTAAGTTGAACCATCTTGACCACGCAGCATCTTCACTTCTTCCCTTCTActtacatgggaaaaaaaccaacccgcaaaacaagcaaacagatcTCTCAAAATTTAACTCGGCTTGACCTTACATAATACTGCAAGTTTTATACTTCCTGTCTTACAAGGTCTAGGTTTCTGTGCTAACtaatccttttcttccattcctaGTTGCCTATAGATCATTTAATTGAGATGTTTATTCAACCAATTACATCTAAGATGATTTTTATACCTCTGATTTAAAGAAATGCCAAACCTCTCTGCTTCCTGATCCCTGAATTCTTCAATCTGAGTTCTCcaacttaatttttcttaatcccttattttccccaagtttttTCTCTTACACAGCTATAGACCTATTTTTTCTTACCCTTTCATTTAGTCAATTAAATTGAATgaactgataattttttttttttctaatgtccTCCCTTTTCACTGAAACCAAAGCTAAGAGAGTCACTGCACCAAGAGAAGAACGGGTTATTTGGTTAAGGTATGGGATGCATCAGCTGGGAAGCCTGGTTTTTAGTATTATCATAATATTTCCTGTTTGGTCTATACCTGGAAAGCTATGCTTCCGCTGGGTACTTCATACCAATGGTGTGGCTGAGGCAATATGACTCTCTTAAAGATGTGTCCTGATCTAGATGTGACCTTGGGGGCCTTTGTAGGCTTCACACTATCCCAGAAGATAGTGAATCTCAAAAAACAATCCTTTTTTAGCCAtgctacttttttatttctttacagtcCACCATGACATCAATTATTAcctatttttttattgatatGCTTCCTGCACAAGCCAAACCAGGCACTGCTGTTGTTATAGTGTCTtcattcttccttccctgccatgttttgtttcatgtcCTGCACAGGCACTGATAGCTTGTCCAGTTTGCTGTCTAGGCCTCTGTACTCAACTGGCCACAAGTAACATGCTCTTTGGATTAAGTACATCATCTGAGTCAGTTCTCTGACTACTGCCCTCatccataaaaataatttaatcttgCTCTTCATCCTTCTGTCCTTCAACATTCATGTATATATTGATGGTTTATCACCTACCTGACTTCCCTCTCCTTGTGTTTCAAAACCAGGTACAGAGATTACACAAATTTCCTCCAGCCTTTGCTGCCATTTGAGAAACCTCCTTTGTAaagattttcagtattttatagaCTAGTCTCAGTATCTCAGTATCACTAACTCAAAATGATTGTTGATAGTTTTGCAATAATACTAGAAAAAGAGATGACCGAGCAGGGCTTGGATTTGCTTAGGAGCCAAGGCTAGACCATCAAGTCTCCTCCATCAGTGGCTGAATAAGAGGTATGGTGCACTGAATGTATGCCATTTCCTACTTTCTGAACTTTGATAAAAATCTCATCATAAGAATGTAAATAGTGAGAGCACATAAGAAATCTTCGTTCCTGGAGTTAGTTTTATTTGACTGTTTCTAGGCCAGAAATAGTCTATTTCTATTTCCCAGGACACTCAACATTGTAAACTTGTGAAATGGATAGCGATGATCACTACTGCACATTAATATAAGCACAAATAGTATAGTCTGACCTGAAATTTTCACCAAGACACTAATCCAATACCTACTTTCAGTATAGTTTTCTGGTCAGATTCTGCCTTCTGATAGACAATGCATAACCTCAGCTGATTTCAGGAAGTTTTTTGTTAtcataaggaaaatatttctgccacTTAGAAACTCCTCTTACAAGAGTGCCTATGGATAAAATTAAGTTGTGCATCATTCTGTGTAACTACTAAATCTCAGTTCAGCAATGAATATCTTTCTTGCAGTTTCAGTACGGCTATACAGAAGATGGATTTGGAGAAggacaattaattttattggaCCAATCAAGACAGTTGCAGGAGGCCATCCAGCTTCCAGGCCTGTAAGGCCTTTGAGAGGAGCTTGCAGGAGATGTTATGTGCCCAAAGCTTGCATGATTTTCTGTCCTGTCGATATCAATGGACACCTTCTGAATTTCTCTACTGGCCAGACAGTCCTCAGTCGAGTTGGAAAGGGTTGATGAGTTGCCATGTcccaagtccttttttttttcccttagggTTTTATACATTTTTGGGTCATCACTTTTTCTCTCAAATCCTTTGGCTTCCAGGCATCACTGTGTCAACTTCTCTCTGTGGAAGGTTTTGCATATTGGCTTTTACCAGCTTAACATAGTGGTCCTTAAAAATGGCATCCTATGGTACCATGCATGGTGTGGAAGAGGTGGGAAGGATGCAGAGCTCTAAccatctccctgcctcccctccccagctacCCTACCACTCTAAAACATGTAGGATGTTGAACACTGGGTCCCCAGCAGCTCTTCCTCTCAACATCCTCTTGCACCACACTACTTGCTAGTGTAAACATAGCCTTTTAACCCTGTAATATTCCCTTCACTGAGTGTGGAGGAGGAACAGCAAAAAAGGGGGTGTGAAAGTTTCTGAAAGAGATCATCACCAGAATCCTAGCAAAAGGGCAAGTCCTAGTCAGCCGATTGCTATTGAATAGTAAATAATGTACTTTACTAAGTGTAAACCACAAAGGGAATGCTAGGAAGAGGcatcctcttcctttttcagtttaagtgTGAAAGATggccacaaaaataatttttacaatgGGTCACTGCTTCCCATTACCCTGGAGCCAGGTCCTTGCAGACTGTGACTGAGAGTGCTTAATACAGGCATGaaattctaaacaaaacaaattttctggGTGACTTCTTTgtatgcaaaatgaaatgtatgttGTTTGGGGACCAGAATCATTCTGCTTAGAATCAACATATGAAACTATATATATTGCAGCCTCTTGCACGTGCTGAGCTGCACTTGTGaatatttcactgctgtttataaaatgaacaaaaaaatcagcctggTCTCTAAGGCAACTGCATACtactaaaacacagaaataattgctgttTGAATTTGCACTGGAGATTGCTATGATTCCAGAATAACAGCCTAATGGCAACTGAAAAAgcactggaatattttttcctgactcaGCCCTCTGTAGCAGATTGCTCAATACTATTGACTagtcaaaatgcaaaatttaaatgGCTTTAACTTCCACATTATAGTTGCAAAAAATGCTGTCCCTGCTGATTCTAGGAATGcaggggagaaagaggagatcTCAGAGACAACAGAAGATGCATTttgtggtattaaaaaaaaccagagacaCACTTCAGTGAAATGAGGAACCATTTTGAGTTCTTAAATTAAAGACAAGAAACACAATATCCTACATTTGATATGTTGTTATCCTAAGTATAGATGCCTGTCATCCATTTCCTCTTATGCTGAAAGTATCATGAAACCAAAGAACTTAACCACAAAGTCACATCTGTGCAGAGCCTAGACTTGTAATGATTCTGCTATGAAACATGCTATGAATATGGAAGAAGCTGACATTCAGCTTGTCAGAGGAGATTTTACACATATTGGTAGTTAAGCCCTCTCCTTAACTTCAgtaatttaattgatttttttcttattaggCTGCTCAGGAAGGAACACACATGTTCACACTTACTTACTGAGAAAAGCGAGCTGAAAGGTTGGCCACCTTTTCACCACTGTTTCAGTTTGTAACCCATTTGTACAGGCAGGCTTGCAGACTGAAGTGGAGAAGGCCATGACTTCTTTGTAGATCACACTTGCTACAGCTGGGAGGACCCTCCTGCCTCTTGGTATTTAAACAAGGTGTTTATTCAGTAGCTGGAGCTAGGGATCAATGAGTTGTGTCAACTGGACCCTCAGACTTTGCCTTTCCAGTGGTGTAGAAGTGCGATGTATGCCAATGCAGGCCAAAGTGCATTAAAGTGGTGAACGCCGAAGATATAAACAGTGTTCTCcagcaaaaaaatccttaaccacttttattttcttgcagacGTTGATGAAGAGTGGCAAGGTCTTGATGAAAATATTGCCCATGTCCCCTTCTTCGCAGAGCGCTACTCTGAGGGTGAAATGATTAAAAGGTCACAGATGTTTTATGAGCTTCTTAATAAGAGGCGGTCTGTCAGGTTTCTCAGTGATGAGCCGGTCCCCAGGGAGGTTATCGATAATGTCATCAGAACAGCAGGTATGGTACTGAGTGGTTCAaggtttggggagaaaaaaaaagggggggggggggatcagcATTGCTGTTCAACTGTGTAAAAGTGATGTGGAAAAGCCAAGAGAATTGGCATTTGGCTTATGGTTTCCTAGATTCACCGGTAGCTATAACGAATGAGCACCCATTGATTGATGGGAAATTACGCAGCTTGAACAACTATGTGTCGGGGACTGGTTTGGAGCATTCCCAATTCCTTTGTATTTGCAGTGCACCcaaaagggagaaagagcaTTTCAACAGCATGAAAcaaaccatttcattttcaagccttaaaagatgttctttaaaacaaaatcaatgtCCAGTTTAGTGAGACATCTTTCAAATAGAAATACTGAAGTGTTTTCTCTCAAAAATGTCAAACTATGTGTACTTCACatgctttaaaatttcatgTATTATGATATTTATCATATGtacattttgtttgttgctttttttttccccccaacaaATTGATGAAATTGTCTCAGCCACGCAAAATATTTCGGTTGACATAAATGGTTGAGTTttattatggggaaaaaagtttctgtctagaacaaaaaaacttttccaGTCCTTCCAACATCAGTGCCAGGCCCCTATTGCATATGACTGGAGTGTTATGCTGAGGACCCTGATCAAGATTATTTGACTGaatatcagaaattaattttctttttctttttttttttgagaatttatGTGTTGCAAAACATTACTGTCATGTCCTGGCCTAATCTCATCTCTGCTTAGTAACATTGACTTCAGCCAGGAGTGGCTTTGATCCTCGTTATTCCTCTTATTCTATGAACCAGCCGCTGCTAGTATAGAAAATATTCACAAGCTGCCTTAGAGAAAAGTTCAGTAGCCTCTAGCAGGATTAATAATATAGAGATTCTTAGCATTTAAGCTGCattgtttttccattaaaaactgTAAGCAGCTTTGTTACTGCACTGTAACAAGTCTGCATCTTCCTCTAATTAGCTGGGAGTCATTAAAACACTGAGCATGTTTTGGCAAATGCAGCAAAGCGAACAAGCCTGGAGTGCAGATGAAGTACTTAGTAACCCTCAAAGCATTGGGCTgtgtagagaaaaagaaaacaaagcaaagcataaaTGTCATCAGTTCTTACCGAAACCTGAGGAGAGGCAAGGTTCACAatataaacagattttaatataaaagaTAGTTCAAGCTGCTTATTCAGTGTTTGTCAAACTGAAATCAGTGCTTAGGTCAGCAAATATTGTATGTGTTCAAGaccttcaaatatttttaaaatatgtatgagGGGCTGGAGAGATCTAAACAGTCTCCTTAACCTATTTATCTGCGAACCTGCATAGAAAACTATATTCTTCAGCTTCTGGCTTTCATCCTGTAGGCAGTTAAAATATTCTCCAATGGTGTTGGTGTGTAATGATCAGGGCTGAATGAGCAAATGCAGATTTAATATGTGCACACCTACATACACCAGCTGTCTTTGGGACAACAAACTCAAACCTGTGTGCTATATGGCAGATGTCTGTATTGTGCAGCTCCTCATCATTGTCAGTCAGCGACAGTTTCCTGCGGGTGGTCGCTTAGTCTTGGTTCCCTGAAAGCCATTAGCTTTGCCCTTCAGCTAAAATCATGTCTCAGAGTTGGGTGCCTATTCAGATGGTGTGTTGCTTTCAGTATAATGTTTTGTAATAACATTACTGCATGCATATATTGTGCCATAATACTGCCCCATCATAAGAACCACAAAGGAATTTTTACAAATCCCTAACTTTGGTTTCCTGTAAGGTGGCTCTATGAAAGGACTAACCTCTGTCATTGAATGGGACTTCacattttttgagaaagaaatgaatagGAGTGTGTGCCAGAACTTATCTTAgtccttttcttcccatctaATCCACCTGCTTTCCCATTGCTCTGTTGGTCAGCCTGAAAGCCCACAAGGAAGAGCTGATACCTCTCACTGCACACCCTCCTTCCTGCATTTTCATCTTTCCCTGTTTTTGTATGAAGGTACTTCACCCAGTGGAGCGCACACTGAGCCCTGGACCTTTGTGGTAGTGCAAGATccatatttaaaacataagaTTCGTGAGATtgtagaagaagaagaagaaatcaacTACAAAAAAAGGATGGGAGACAGATGGGTTAATGACCTGAAAAGATTGAGGTACAAAAAAGTCAATTGACTAAGGGGTTTGAAGGGAGCCGTGTTTTAATCTAGGAAAGACTATATTGGGAAGTTTtagtcatgctgctttttttttattattatttttttgacttattttcagaagaaaaaaacgacaaaaccaaaacctgaaaatattcagctcaatttttaaaactgtttttaaaaagttttttcaaGTCTGTGCTCCTTAAACTCTCTGCAGTTTTCTGGTGCTCCTCAGGAGGGCAGCTGTAAATATTTCCCACGACCTgatcacagaaaaagaaggaaggtcagatcacagaaaaagaaggaagtcaGAGACTGCCCCAGCCAGAGAGTTGCCAGGGTCGCTATAATGTGGTCCTTTTGCTAATTTACAGGTGGGAAGAAAAGACTCCTGTTTGAGGAAAGTGGAGTTCCTACCCAGcaggagctgaaaaaaaaatatttactatctATATGTTAATTCTGGCTGCCTTGTTCTAAGGGCCAGGTGAGATGCAGCACCTGACTGatacacacagaagaaaaattcactATGCCTGCGTGCTTCAATCTTaccagaagaaagatgaaataagTGACTCAGATGTTCAGCACACTCTTTTCTGTTGCATGGCTTTGTCTTGATTCTCAAGATGACTGGAATCTTACTGAAAGCACCACAGTTTAGAAAACTGAAGTGATAAAATAAGCTTGTCTTGAATTCTTCCAGtatccttttccattttttcctccctcttgcttttaatatatttctaaggttcatgtttggaaagaaaaacttaaaaatatgtgtaGAATTGTACCTTGGTGGCTGGTTCATAAACACTCCATCCTTAAATTGGctcctttgttattttttttcatgtgaccTCTGTTGCCATAACTCTTGTCCaagttttttcctgttgtttgcCAAACAGTGAAGCTCCCAAAGTCATTGGGAGCTTTGCTGCTGACTGAGGTAACCCCAAGGCTTGTCCCTATGCAAGTGCTGAATTATGCAAGACTTAATTGTTCCAAATGCCCTCCAAAATCTGACTGACTTGCTTAACTTCACACAATGGGAAGATATCTACTGAGTCTTGGCTTGTCAAATGAAGCATATGCACAAAGCCTTATAGTGTTGATTTGCTCTACTTGTTTCataatgttattattttttaggtGCTTATGTGCTATGTAAATTTATGTGCTATGTAAACAACTAAAAGATTGTATTTTTTATATCTTGAGTGAGAACAGGAGAAAGCACACATTTTCTTATCTAAATCCTGCATCGTAATTGTATatattgtcattaaaaaaaaaaagggaactaAATGAATTCTAACAAGGCTGAAATACCCAGAaacagaataacttttttttgccatgaaaatatatttaggtTTACACCTTAGGCCAAGAAGTTTTGAACTTTTCTGCCAGCAGTTTTCCCTGCAATTACAAAAAAGCTGGCACTGCTGGTAACAGGTGGATCTGCAAGTCTGCAAGATTCCAGGAATTAAACAACCTCAAGGGCAAATGCTTATGAGGCCAGTTCACAGATAAGAGGTCAAGAACTACCTCCTATTTTTATGCAATTCCACTCTTCAGAGTAAGCGCATCAACTCCTCAGCCAATTTGGTTAAAATTGAGAACTCtattcaacctttttttttttttccagaaatgtttctatttaaGCTGATAATACTTAATCCTTTGCAGTGAATGTTCTAAGATTTAGTCTACTGCTATAATTGTCATGTACCTTTAGTGCCCCTTTGCAGACAGTAAAAGTGACTTACAGGAAAGTGAAAaagttgcaaaataaatgtcttaAACATTATTCTTTTGCAGAACAAACTGGATCAAAGAGTACTTGGACACTGCTCCATATCTGATCCTCATTTTCAAGCAGGTATACGGGTGGCTTCCAAATGGCAAAAAGAAGACCCACTACTACAATGAAATCAGTGTTTCTATTGCCTGTGGTATCCTGCTTGCTGCACTGCAGGTATGTTGGCAGATCAACATAATGGGAGTCAATATATCGGTTTGGATTACATACCAAGACTATTCTGCCCAAATGAGGGTGGAACCCAATTTAGATTTTAACATTATCGGTCCTCTAGATTACTCCAATTCCTGGAAATATGTCTTAGTTTTGAGTTTTAAAGTTATTCTGCACAGGCCTACATCTGAGAAGGTGGTTCCTCTCCTCAGTGCTGGTTAACAAGACAAAAAATGTAATGCAGCTTACTTCCAGATTTGTCACTCTTGTCCCGGGACAGGCTTCAGCCCCTGTGGTTTCTGCCTTATGCTAACAGGGCTGACAGGGTCTGCAGGCTACCCCAAGCACGGCTGTGCAGTGCCACGCTGGCCCCTTCTTTTCAGTAATCCCTAAAAACCAACTTAACCCCAAATCATTTTTAGTACAcggtgctggaaaaaaaaaaatcaaggacaTATTTCACAGAACAGGCTGTACTATTTCAATCAGTCTTTCCAAGACTCAGTGAAACGATTTCTAAAGCTCAGCATGTTTGACACCAGCCAGTTGGATTTTCTCAGTGGTTTCTCAGTGCTCGGTTCTGCTTTTTGTATCTGATGTACTCACAGAAGTGTTTAAATAGTGAAGCTAGTCTGATAGTTAACTTGGCCTGTCAGCAGGGTAACAACAAGGTGCCACCTCTTATATTAGGCCAATTTCCTACCAGGAACTGCAGTTTCTCCTCCGTTCTGTTTTGAGTGACACTTCCCTTCCtgcattgctgcttctctggagGATCTTCAGGATGGGAAATCTGAGAATTGAGCAGTGCAGAAGCACATTGCTGGGAtgttgctgctctgcagctgcacagtgCTCTGTATTTTCCCTCTGTGGAGTGGAGAGCAAAGGGAATGCACAGGGAATGGGGCAGATCCAGACCTGTGTCACTAGTGCCTTAGTCAGAAGCAGTAGGAGTGACAAGGCTCCACTTTCCCCTGAGCCAGCCCACCGTCAGGTGGGATTTCGGAGGCTCCCTATCAACTGTTAGGCTCCTTAGTGTGGTCTCTTTCCCAGCTCCTATAAATTAATTGACAACATTGAAGGACACAGTGCCATGGAGTCATAGCACTCAGCGCCATCACTATTAGCTCTTTTACTCTTAAGAAGATCATAGAGATTACTTAACATGAGAGACCCATTGCCTGAGCACCTCTCACTGGCTGACTTTTATACCTCAAAGCCtcccaaaatatttacattacatGGAGGGAGAGACTGAAATCCACATGTGCAACTATCAGGAAGTGCCTCAGCTCTGTGGTCATATCTTGGATAATGTCAGCTCTTTATTATTTGTCAGTTGTTCAGCTTTTTTGTGAGATTCCataagagaggaggagagataCATACACTTATTTTGGGGTTCTGATGTAAGCCAGAACATTGGCCACTGTGAGAGATGGCAACAGACTCCTGTGACAACTTCTGAGGCAGAGCCTGTGCCCGCTGTCCCCGTGAGGTACAGCTCTTGAGAAGGAACAAACGTTCACAAAGCTGTAAGGCATCTTCCTGCCAGCTGTATGGAGGCAAGAACCCAAACATTTCTCTGTATAAGCCAGATGAACCCCATGGGGTGATATTCCAGTGATAACCCCACAACTGCCTCTCAGCTTCACTGTGGCCATGGGTCCCCAATTACACTGAGTACCACAGGCAGCCTCCTGCTGTACAGCATACAGATATGTCAAGCACAACGTGCTGTTGCTGCAGTGGAGAAGTGCTGTACTTCTCTGTAGGCAAAGCAGGCATCTTTTATGGTACCGTCGAGTCTGTTAGTAAATTAGATGTTCTAAAGCCTGCAGCAGGGTCtaacaaagcagcatttctggGTAGTCAGTAGGAGAATGTGTACAGGTCTGATGGGAATAACAGATAGAAACACAGAGCACAGACTTCTGTCTCACTCTGTTGCTGTCTGTCTTGCTGCAGAATGCGGGTCTGTACACAGTGACCTCCACACCCCTCAACTGCGGCCCCCAACTGCGGGTGCTGCTCCAGCGCCCAGCA
Proteins encoded in this window:
- the IYD gene encoding iodotyrosine deiodinase 1, which gives rise to MALFSSLTPVFIAIICVLIGVILKKTNGEKEKRETKSKPLSHPWIDEDLKDGTDHHLEEEDVDEEWQGLDENIAHVPFFAERYSEGEMIKRSQMFYELLNKRRSVRFLSDEPVPREVIDNVIRTAGTSPSGAHTEPWTFVVVQDPYLKHKIREIVEEEEEINYKKRMGDRWVNDLKRLRTNWIKEYLDTAPYLILIFKQVYGWLPNGKKKTHYYNEISVSIACGILLAALQNAGLYTVTSTPLNCGPQLRVLLQRPANEKLLLLLPVGYPKKEATVPALTRKPLKDIMVVM